CCCTTCCATCAGTAGATCGTCGTAACATCTCAGATCAGATCGAGTGTGAGCAGCGACCAGGCCCAAGACCCAAGATCCGTAATCATGAGGCGATTCGCCTTGTTGGCCTTCCTGCTGGCCACGTGCCTGCTGGCGGTGACCGCCGCCATCGACGACGAAGAGGACGACCCGATGGACGACAGTGCCGCCGAGGACTTTGACGAGGACGACGAGAATCTGCTGCGACAGATCGAGGACCAGCACGTCCAGCGGGAGTTCGAAAAGGAGGATCAGCTGGCGCGCGAACTGGCGGCCAAGATCGCCGCCGAGCACTACAACTTCCCCGAGGACATCGAGAACGCACCGCGGCTCGTCGACCCGTGCAAGGGCATTCGCTGTGGGGCTGGCCGAATCTGCCAGGCGGACGGGGGAACCGACGCCAAGTGCGTGTGCATTCCCGAGTGCCCCGAGGAGATGGACTCCAGACGGAAGGTGTGCACCAACCTGAACGAAACGTGGGACTCGGCGTGCGAGGTGCACCGTCAGCGATGCATGTGCAACACCGGAGATGCGCGGTGTCGCGGCGAGGAGGTCAAGCACGTCCACATCGATTACTACGGCCAGTGCCGCAACATGCCGGTCAGTATCTATTCTCTGCTTACAGCTAACCCAGCTAACTCATTGTCCCCTCCCCCATCAACAGGACTGCTCCGAGAACGACCTGATGGACTTTCCGCGCCGGATGCGCGACTGGCTGTTCAACGTGATGCGCGATCTGGCGGCGCGCAACGAGCTGCCCGAGGCGTACATGGAGCTGGAGCACGAGGCCGAGAACAACATGACCAAGCGGTGGACCAACGCGGCCATCTGGAAGTGGTGCACCCTGGACGGGCACCCGAACGACAACTCCGTGTCGCGCCACGAGCTGTTCCCGATCCGCGCCCCGCTGATGGCCCTCGAGCACTGCATCGCGCCGTTCCTGGAGAGCTGCGACCCGAACAACGACCACAGGATCTCGCTGCAGGAGTGGGGCAACTGTCTGGAGCTGGAGGAGGTAGGGTGGAAATAGGTTTAAGATTAAATTACATTACTAACACTATTTTAAATATTCCAGGACGACCTGACCGCGCGTTGCGCCAAAATCAACAAGGAAGACGAGATGGAGAAAATTGAGCTAGAACTGGGAGAAGCTTAAATTCGTAGAGTAATCAGAAAATTCGCTCTGCATCTTTCGTTTTTGTAAGCTAACTAGTAATTTTAATTACACAGCATGTGTACAATCGAGGATGTCCCTTTTTGGTTTTAAGTAGAGTTGACGCGAATTAGAGAatgtaaaaattctaaaacaaatcTACCTAGTAAGCAGTGTAAAATAACAACAAAGCATTTGGTATTCTTTTCCAAACTCAATAAATACCATATTCCAAAATAAAAGTGAAGAAATGTTTGCATTAGCGTGCAGGCTAAACGCAACCTCTTTTACCAAGCTTGAAAGAGCAGTGTTTTTAATCctaattaatttaaaactaaatttccgcTAAGGAcgttatctatatatataaaaaatttcgacggttttgttcgaacgcgaatcagttcaatacggagcgtcgtatcgaggtgctctttgttgcgttgggttcgtataagtccaaggaaggttcttacgccaaaaagtgacaactttggccactctggaaccgattccggataatctgcagattgtatgggaaaagttgcgtaaaatcaaattttgatcacaggaggctgaataagcaaacaagtttaaaacgtcaggaaacaaaaaagagcaggacgaagtttgccgggaaaagcttgtataatatatatttttttttatcagcaaCATTTCTATCGATCCAACGCTGTCCAATCCACTACAGCCTTTCGTGCTCTTGGTGCAACTCGAAGTTCATGCGCCTGCGTAACCGGTCTCGTACTAGCTTTTCGTCGAAGATAACAAGACCCcaacgtggtgattattgcattcgatcgtactattacgatcgtaatttctcgactcacgatcgagatttctcgatagtaagattacgacttaccatagacaaatctcgatctaccatcgacaaattacgacttaccatagagaaattacgatcgtaatttttaCCATAGAGAAATTACGATCTTAATTTGtaataccatttttttgaatatttttttgtttaaacggaatttttcaaaaatattctgagttcaatatttttaatgtaaaaaaataacaaaattaaaaaatataaaaaaattcaaaagtttcaaaaatttaaaaatatcaaaaaaaaaattttttaaactttaaaaaatttcaaaaatttaaaaaatttcaagacttttagaaattttaagattttcaaaattttcagaaatttcaaaactttccaaatttttagaaatttcaaaattttaaatttttttta
This is a stretch of genomic DNA from Culex pipiens pallens isolate TS chromosome 1, TS_CPP_V2, whole genome shotgun sequence. It encodes these proteins:
- the LOC120414180 gene encoding SPARC; amino-acid sequence: MRRFALLAFLLATCLLAVTAAIDDEEDDPMDDSAAEDFDEDDENLLRQIEDQHVQREFEKEDQLARELAAKIAAEHYNFPEDIENAPRLVDPCKGIRCGAGRICQADGGTDAKCVCIPECPEEMDSRRKVCTNLNETWDSACEVHRQRCMCNTGDARCRGEEVKHVHIDYYGQCRNMPDCSENDLMDFPRRMRDWLFNVMRDLAARNELPEAYMELEHEAENNMTKRWTNAAIWKWCTLDGHPNDNSVSRHELFPIRAPLMALEHCIAPFLESCDPNNDHRISLQEWGNCLELEEDDLTARCAKINKEDEMEKIELELGEA